A single region of the Anguilla anguilla isolate fAngAng1 chromosome 17, fAngAng1.pri, whole genome shotgun sequence genome encodes:
- the cbx7a gene encoding chromobox homolog 7a — MELSSIGEQVFAVESITKKRVRKGNVEYLLKWQGWSPKYSTWEPEDNILDPLLVLAYKEKEEKDRALACRRKGLRARRLLLQNIYTMELRSAHKEPEKMAPRPRLSLSRLRSSEEARRLQGRAERRNAFRHRISRRKQPGGPRLICLGPAPLDLVPHVQRPADGGWGRKEEEGEEEEEREKENEKEKEKEEEKEEEKREAENVETERDSLTGGSVAEGCASSSDEEEAVVATGSEGFTPTLGEEEEIACSQSETCAPEAGPGQVTVTNVTINSLTVTFREALAAKGFFRGWGLEF; from the exons ATGGAGCTGTCATCAATAGGTGAACAAGTATTTGCCGTGGAATCGATAACAAAGAAGAGAGTCAGAAAG GGGAACGTGGAGTACTTACTGAAGTGGCAGGGGTGGTCACCCAA GTACAGCACATGGGAACCAGAGGACAACATTCTGGATCCGCTCCTTGTCCTAGCGTACAAGGAGAA ggaggagaaggacagagccctggctTGCAGGAGAAAAGGGCTCCGTGCTAGGAGACTCCTGCTGCAG AATATCTACACCATGGAGCTCCGCAGCGCTCACAAGGAGCCGGAGAAGATGGCGCCGCGCCCccgcctctctctgtcccgccTGCGGAGCAGCGAGGAGGCGCGGAGGCTGCAGGGCCGAGCGGAGCGGAGGAACGCCTTCCGCCACCGCATCTCGCGCAGGAAACAGCCGGGGGGCCCGCGCCTGATCtgcctcggccccgcccccctggacCTCGTGCCTCACGTCCAGCGCCCCGCAgacgggggctgggggaggaaggaagaggagggagaagaggaagaggagcgagagaaggaaaacgagaaagagaaagagaaagaggaggagaaagaggaggagaagcgAGAAGCAGAGAAcgtggagacggagagagactCCCTGACCG GGGGGTCCGTGGCAGAGGGGTGTGCTTCCAGTTCAGACGAGGAGGAAGCAGTGGTTGCCACTGGCTCAGAGGGCTTCACCCCTACtttgggggaggaggaagagattgcgtgcagccaatcagagacctgCGCCCCTGAAGCAGGCCCGGGCCAAGTGACCGTCACCAACGTTACCATCAACTCGCTGACCGTCACTTTCAGGGAGGCCTTGGCGGCGAAAGGCTTCTTTAGGGGCTGGGGTTTGGAGTTCTGA
- the LOC118216993 gene encoding josephin-1-like has protein sequence MGSVPGSGKGRGGRGLAGLGCMPWKVSKLKGGVASRSTTEGEGTGASRPALSMAPPPPIYHEKQRRELCALHALNNVFQDGAAFSRDTLQDIFQRLSPNTLVTPHKKSMLGNGNYDVNVIMAALQMRGFEAVWWDKRRDVGSIALPNVMGFILNVPSNLRWGPLRLPLKRQHWIGVREVGGIYYNLDSKLRCPHAIGPSEELRKFLQHQLRGKNCELLLVVPEEVEAQQTWRTESC, from the exons ATGGGGAGTGTCCCGGGTtcagggaaggggaggggggggcggggactggCAGGCTTGGGCTGCATGCCCTGGAAGGTGAGCAAACTGAAAGGGGGCGTGGCAAGCAGGAGTACCACGGAGGGAGAGGGGACTGGAGCCTCAAGACCCGCACTCTctatggccccgccccctcccatcTACCATGAGAAGCAGAGGCGGGAGCTTTGCGCTCTGCACGCGCTCAATAACGTCTTCCAGGACGGGGCGGCTTTCAGCCGGGACACGCTGCAGGACATCTtccagag ACTCTCTCCCAATACGCTTGTGACACCACACAagaagagcatgctgggaaacgggAACTACGATGTCAATGTGATCATGGCTGCCCTGCAGATGCGCGGGTTTGAGGCCGTGTGGTGGGATAAGAGGAG GGACGTTGGCAGCATCGCCCTGCCCAACGTGATGGGCTTCATCCTGAACGTGCCCTCCAACCTACGCTGGGGCCCCCTGCGCCTCCCCCTCAAGCGCCAGCACTGGATCGGGGTTCGAGAGGTGGGAGGTATCTACTACAACCTAGACTCCAAGCTGCGCTGCCCCCATGCCATTGGCCCCTCCGAAGAGCTCAG gaagttcTTGCAACACCAGCTACGAGGGAAGAACTGTGAACTTCTATTGGTTGTTCCAGAAGAGGTGGAAGCACAGCAGACATGGAGGACTGAGAGCTGTTGa
- the LOC118217194 gene encoding GTPase IMAP family member 4-like, whose amino-acid sequence MECDCKPESACTSTCLCETEDDITPALWMDYNSVWTGAIAVLGFLLYRFTQALPALIRWPIRLLCSFTGVTSMWRWVSRLVNTVLGLRTLFKWLCHLWKILVGSVGNMKKCMGAVAKLIQNLQELSTDQSTNRRHVGNAAPMTLYPSDPGLRLILVGPCVADLGLLQDRLLGCPASHGYQRQCVRWRAFAEGQELIMVDTPDILGSSLEPTEVAREALRSLQLASPGPHAFLLVLRGPRPSDDGGDATKALRTLLDLVGEGALDHILLVLIHTDSPGGSGTPSPISEGTPGGLVALLSLCGQKLELLDIGPACPLARRRAQSQRLVERVVQMRALRGHYLHQLQRKENQMREELLLDAAAELRRRLEDKEREQKEREEREREQRERKAIGNEYLLHREGHVNEEWAISPSAPASAKACD is encoded by the exons ATGGAATGCGACTGTAAACCTGAGAGTGCTTGCACTTCGACATGCCTCTGCGAGACCGAAGACGACATTACTCCTG CTCTGTGGATGGACTACAACAGTGTGTGGACAGGAGCAATCGCTGTCTTGGGCTTCTTGCTGTACAGGTTCACACAAG ctctccccgCCCTGATCCGATGGCCCATCCGTCTTCTCTGCTCTTTCACTG GTGTGACCTCAATGTGGAGATGGGTGTCCCGTCTTGTCAACACTGTCCTTG GGTTAAGGACGTTGTTTAAATGGCTGTGTCATCTCTGGAAGATTTTAGTCG GTTCTGTTGGTAACATGAAGAAATGTATGGGGGCTGTAGCTAAACTGATCCAAAACCTGCAAG AACTTTCCACAGACCAGTCCACCAACAGAAGGCACGTCGGAAACGCTGCCCCAATGACCTTATATCCCTCAGACCCAGGACTCCGGCTAATTCTGGTGGGGCCTTGTGTGGCTGACCTTGGCTTGCTGCAGGACAGGCTGTTGGGCTGCCCTGCCTCCCATGGGTACCAGAGGCAGTGTGTGCGGTGGAGGGCCTTTGCGGAGGGACAGGAGTTGATCATGGTGGACACCCCGGATATCCTGGGGTCATCTCTGGAACCGACAGAGGTGGCACGGGAAGCCCTGCGGAGCCTGCAGCTGGCCAGCCCAGGTCCCCACGCCTTCCTGCTGGTCTTGCGGGGCCCCCGACCAAGTGATGACGGAGGAGACGCAACAAAGGCGTTGAGGACCCTCCTGGACTTGGTGGGCGAGGGTGCTCTGGATCATATTCTTCTCGTTCTGATCCACACAGACTCTCCCGGAGGCTCTGGTACACCAAGCCCAATATCGGAGGGGACTCCTGGGGGTCTTGTAGCGCTGCTGTCCTTATGCGGTCAGAAGCTAGAACTGTTGGACATCGGGCCTGCCTGTCCCCTGGCCAGGAGGAGGGCCCAGAGCCAGCGGCTAGTGGAGAGGGTTGTGCAGATGAGGGCACTGAGGGGCCACTACCTCCACCAGCTTCAGAGGAAGGAGAACCAGATGAGGGAGGAGCTTCTCCTGGATGCAGctgctgagctgaggaggaggcTAGAGGACAAGGAAAGggagcagaaagagagggaggaaagagagagggagcagagagagaggaaggcgATTGGGAATGAATACCTGCTACACAGAGAAGGACATGTAAATGAAGAGTGGGCCATTAGTCCATCTGCCCCAGCTTCAGCCAAGGCTTGTGATTGA
- the desi1a gene encoding desumoylating isopeptidase 1a, protein MDHTIFTVKLYIYDLSKGMARQLSPIMLGKQLDGIWHTSIVVYGEEFFFGGVGISSCQPGGTVLGEPNTVIELGSTEVTEEIFMDYLSSLGETTYRGDRYRLFEHNCNTFSNEVALFLTGRKIPSYITDLPSEVLSTPFGQVLRPILDSIHIAPPGGNVIGGHHGQS, encoded by the exons ATGGATCACACCATTTTCACCGTCAAACTCTACATTTATGACCTTTCTAAAGGAATGGCTCGTCAGCTGAGTCCGATAATGCTAG GGAAACAACTTGATGGAATTTG GCACACTTCCATTGTCGTCTATGGGGAGGAGTTCTTCTTTGGAGGAGTGGGCATTTCAAGCTGTCAACCA GGTGGGACTGTGCTGGGTGAACCCAACACTGTCATAGAGCTAGGCAGCACAGAGGTGACTGAGGAGATCTTCATGGACTACCTGTCTTCCTTGGGGGAGACCAcgtacag AGGGGACAGGTACCGGCTGTTTGAGCACAACTGCAACACGTTCAGTAACGAGGTGGCCCTGTTTCTGACGGGACGGAAGATACCCTCCTACATCACTGACCTGCCGTCCGAGGTGCTCTCCAC ACCCTTTGGGCAGGTTCTCCGCCCCATCCTGGACTCCATCCACATCGCTCCTCCCGGGGGGAACGTCATCGGCGGACACCACGGCCAGAGCTAG